The following are encoded together in the Paenibacillus antri genome:
- a CDS encoding cbb3-type cytochrome c oxidase subunit I: MDTIKQFASEFFVTGDPLILGAQVSIGLTMVAIVFVLSYFRKWGWLWREWLTTVDHKRIGIMYVICSILMLFRGGVDALLMRTQLALPGMEFLHADHYNQIFTTHGVIMILFMAMPLMFGLFNIVIPLQIGARDVAFPFLNSLSFWLFFWGAMLFNMSFVIGGSPDAGWLAYPPLSGLEGSPGVGQNFYIWGIQISGIGSLMTGINFIVTILKMRAPGMGLMKMPMFTWSTLASCLTIILAFPILTITLFLLFMDRYFGAHFFTLDAGGNPMMYINLIWMWGHPEVYIVILPAFGIFSEIVSTFAKKTLFGYKSMVFALMSISIASFFTWAHHFFTMGSGANVNAFFAVTTMIIAIPTGVKIFNWLFTMYRGRIKFTTPMMWTISFIPCFVVGGMTGVMLSVAPADFQFHNSYFLIAHFHQVLIGGVAFGFFAGLTYWWPKMFGFKLHEGLGKWAFWLWNIGFYVCFMPQYFLGLDGMTRRMYTYDFDMGWGPLNLVSTVGGFLMGIGFLFQVWQIAHSIKFMQKDTTGDPWDGRTLEWSIPSPAPLYNFATVPTVSETDDWWATKQRRAAGVPDAPAPALEPIHMPKHSGIPFVMSFFWFVAGFGFVFDWLHFVIPGLAGVAICMLVRSFQYDTDYYIPVDEVRRTEAALRGGKA; the protein is encoded by the coding sequence ATGGATACCATCAAGCAATTCGCATCCGAGTTTTTCGTGACCGGCGATCCGCTCATCCTCGGCGCCCAGGTCAGCATCGGCCTCACGATGGTCGCCATCGTGTTCGTCCTGTCCTATTTTCGAAAATGGGGCTGGCTCTGGCGCGAATGGCTGACGACCGTCGATCATAAACGAATCGGTATTATGTATGTTATCTGTTCGATCCTCATGTTATTCCGCGGCGGGGTAGACGCCCTGCTCATGCGGACGCAGCTCGCGCTGCCGGGTATGGAATTCCTGCATGCGGACCACTATAATCAGATTTTCACGACGCACGGCGTCATCATGATCCTGTTCATGGCGATGCCGCTCATGTTCGGCTTGTTCAACATCGTCATTCCGCTGCAGATCGGCGCGCGCGACGTCGCGTTCCCGTTCCTGAACAGCTTAAGCTTCTGGCTCTTCTTCTGGGGCGCGATGCTGTTCAACATGTCGTTCGTCATCGGCGGCTCCCCGGATGCGGGTTGGCTCGCTTATCCGCCGCTGTCGGGGCTGGAGGGCAGCCCGGGCGTCGGTCAGAACTTCTATATTTGGGGCATTCAGATTTCCGGGATCGGGTCGCTCATGACCGGGATTAACTTTATCGTTACGATTTTGAAAATGCGCGCGCCGGGCATGGGCCTCATGAAAATGCCGATGTTTACCTGGTCGACGCTGGCGAGCTGCTTGACGATCATTCTCGCCTTCCCGATTCTGACGATCACGTTGTTCCTCTTGTTCATGGACCGCTACTTCGGCGCTCACTTCTTCACGCTGGACGCGGGCGGCAACCCGATGATGTATATCAACCTCATCTGGATGTGGGGTCATCCAGAAGTATATATCGTTATCCTTCCGGCGTTCGGCATCTTCTCGGAGATCGTCTCGACGTTCGCGAAGAAGACGTTGTTCGGCTATAAATCGATGGTGTTCGCCTTGATGTCCATCAGTATCGCTTCCTTCTTCACCTGGGCGCATCATTTCTTTACGATGGGCTCCGGCGCCAACGTCAATGCGTTCTTCGCCGTCACGACGATGATCATCGCCATCCCGACGGGCGTGAAGATTTTTAACTGGCTGTTTACTATGTATCGCGGCCGCATTAAGTTTACGACGCCGATGATGTGGACGATTTCGTTCATTCCTTGCTTCGTCGTCGGCGGCATGACCGGCGTCATGCTGTCCGTCGCGCCGGCCGACTTCCAGTTCCATAACAGCTATTTCTTGATCGCGCACTTCCATCAGGTGCTCATCGGCGGCGTCGCGTTCGGCTTCTTCGCCGGCCTGACGTACTGGTGGCCGAAGATGTTCGGCTTCAAGCTCCACGAGGGGCTCGGCAAGTGGGCGTTCTGGCTTTGGAACATCGGCTTCTACGTCTGCTTCATGCCGCAGTACTTCCTTGGCTTAGACGGCATGACGCGCCGGATGTACACGTACGACTTCGACATGGGCTGGGGTCCGCTCAACCTCGTCTCGACGGTCGGGGGCTTCCTGATGGGCATCGGCTTCCTGTTCCAGGTATGGCAGATCGCGCATTCCATCAAGTTCATGCAGAAGGATACGACGGGCGACCCGTGGGACGGCCGGACGTTGGAGTGGTCCATCCCGTCGCCTGCGCCATTGTACAACTTCGCGACGGTGCCGACCGTCTCCGAGACGGACGACTGGTGGGCGACGAAGCAGCGCCGCGCAGCAGGCGTACCGGACGCTCCGGCGCCCGCGCTCGAGCCGATTCATATGCCGAAGCATTCCGGCATTCCGTTCGTCATGTCGTTCTTCTGGTTCGTCGCGGGCTTCGGCTTCGTCTTCGACTGGCTGCACTTCGTCATTCCGGGGCTTGCCGGCGTTGCGATCTGCATGCTCGTTCGTTCGTTCCAGTACGACACCGACTACTATATTCCTGTAGATGAGGTTCGCCGCACGGAGGCGGCGTTGAGAGGGGGGAAGGCGTAA
- the cyoC gene encoding cytochrome o ubiquinol oxidase subunit III: protein MAATHTHGAHHEHADHGHHDQEGLKMFGFWLFLITDVIMFATLFATYVVLRNNTAGGPTGEELFNIPIVIASTFILLTSSFTSGLAVLSMQQGRLKGLIGWLAVTAVLGAAFIGLELYEFVHMVHEGATLQTSAFLSAFFTLVGAHGLHVTIGLVWMIGLMLQLRRRGITPVTERKVNVLSLYWHFLDAVWIFLFTVVYLMGVM from the coding sequence ATGGCGGCAACGCATACGCACGGCGCTCATCACGAGCATGCCGATCATGGGCATCACGACCAAGAAGGGCTCAAGATGTTCGGCTTCTGGTTGTTCCTGATTACCGACGTCATTATGTTCGCGACCTTGTTCGCCACGTACGTCGTGCTGCGGAACAACACGGCCGGCGGCCCTACGGGCGAAGAGCTGTTCAATATTCCGATCGTCATCGCCAGCACGTTCATCCTTCTGACGAGCAGCTTCACGAGCGGTCTCGCGGTGCTGTCGATGCAGCAAGGCCGTCTGAAGGGTCTTATCGGCTGGCTCGCGGTAACGGCGGTTCTCGGCGCCGCGTTCATCGGACTCGAGCTGTACGAGTTCGTACACATGGTCCACGAAGGCGCCACGCTGCAGACGAGCGCGTTCCTGTCGGCGTTCTTCACGCTCGTCGGGGCGCACGGTCTGCACGTGACGATCGGCCTCGTCTGGATGATCGGCCTCATGCTGCAGCTTCGCCGCCGCGGCATTACGCCGGTCACCGAGCGCAAGGTCAACGTGCTCAGCTTGTACTGGCACTTCCTCGACGCGGTGTGGATCTTCCTCTTCACCGTCGTCTACTTGATGGGGGTGATGTAA
- the cyoD gene encoding cytochrome o ubiquinol oxidase subunit IV: protein MATHNKPAANGHGHEAHGAGTHGNHGSLKSYVIGFVLSIVLTIIPLVAVLGADLGRTTTMVVILAAAVLQFAIQLLFFMHLREGENARWNLMSLLLGVVILVTVVGGSIWIMTYNTVAH from the coding sequence ATGGCGACGCATAACAAGCCTGCCGCTAACGGACACGGGCATGAAGCGCACGGCGCCGGGACCCACGGCAATCACGGGTCGTTGAAGTCCTACGTCATCGGCTTCGTCTTATCGATCGTACTGACGATCATACCGCTCGTCGCCGTGCTCGGCGCCGATCTGGGGCGGACGACGACGATGGTCGTCATCCTCGCGGCGGCCGTCCTGCAGTTCGCGATTCAGCTGCTGTTCTTCATGCATCTACGCGAAGGCGAGAACGCTCGATGGAACCTGATGTCGCTGCTGCTCGGCGTCGTCATCCTGGTAACCGTCGTCGGCGGCTCGATCTGGATCATGACGTACAACACGGTCGCGCATTAA
- a CDS encoding response regulator, with protein sequence MPNIVIVDDEAIFRRGLSSMIASIDAEWRVVGDARDGYEALDLLQDRRPDVMLTDIRMPRMDGLQLQKIARERFPDLVSAVVSGYEDFAYVKQSMQHGAKDYLMKPIEREELAKLLDRLKAEVRERAERRSAAPEWAKGDQRRARERASEHLAAALARGAVGEDEIRQLEEELGLRFDAPCYACMIVKLDKQSVGSERYGRADPSLFQLYIQQFVQEVIDRRTTGFSFVLNDSEVVAMLNGEGGADAMRKHLEMAESIRLQIKSLSDLTVTIGVGRLSPGAESLAASYREAEIALLRRLIVGGDKVLAYERMEADGTTLAHAEPREWSWEALERAIADGRPAEAEERAREAAAELCRKAPTPQTVHRHICKLVIRCYELASEWGVAKAWLGEKDVRELLFDVCSVSASDELTELCGSLFGRLAGCVAAAGADRPADAVAKAIRYMEANYAESITLGRMAEMLYLNPAYFSALFKQKTGVTFVERLTAIRVEAAKHLLAATNALVAEVAERTGFRNVRHFNRVFKGETGVSPTEYRERMREDVGGS encoded by the coding sequence ATGCCTAATATCGTAATCGTGGACGACGAAGCGATCTTCCGGAGAGGCCTCAGCTCGATGATCGCTTCGATCGACGCCGAGTGGCGCGTGGTCGGAGACGCCAGGGACGGCTACGAAGCGCTCGATCTCCTGCAGGATCGGCGTCCCGACGTCATGCTGACGGACATTCGGATGCCGCGCATGGACGGCCTGCAGCTGCAGAAGATCGCCCGCGAGCGGTTCCCGGATTTGGTCAGCGCGGTCGTCAGCGGGTACGAGGACTTCGCTTACGTGAAGCAATCGATGCAGCACGGCGCCAAGGATTACCTGATGAAGCCGATCGAACGGGAGGAGCTCGCGAAGCTGCTCGACCGCTTGAAGGCGGAAGTTCGGGAGCGCGCCGAGCGCCGAAGCGCGGCGCCGGAGTGGGCGAAGGGCGACCAGCGCCGCGCGCGGGAGCGCGCTTCCGAGCATCTTGCGGCGGCATTGGCGCGAGGCGCCGTCGGCGAGGACGAGATCCGGCAGCTGGAGGAAGAGCTCGGCCTCCGGTTCGACGCGCCTTGTTACGCGTGCATGATCGTGAAGCTCGATAAGCAGTCGGTCGGCTCGGAGCGGTACGGGCGGGCGGATCCGTCGCTCTTCCAGCTGTATATTCAACAGTTCGTGCAGGAGGTCATCGACCGGCGGACGACGGGGTTCAGCTTCGTGCTGAACGACTCGGAGGTCGTGGCGATGCTGAACGGGGAGGGCGGCGCAGACGCGATGCGGAAGCATCTCGAGATGGCCGAATCGATCCGGCTGCAAATCAAGTCGCTCTCCGACCTGACCGTCACGATCGGCGTCGGACGGCTGTCGCCGGGCGCGGAGTCGCTCGCGGCGTCGTACCGGGAAGCGGAGATCGCGCTGTTGCGCCGGCTTATCGTCGGCGGCGACAAAGTGCTCGCATACGAGCGTATGGAGGCGGACGGCACGACGCTGGCGCATGCGGAGCCGCGGGAATGGTCGTGGGAGGCGCTCGAGCGGGCGATCGCCGACGGTCGCCCCGCGGAGGCGGAGGAGCGGGCGCGCGAGGCCGCCGCGGAGCTGTGCCGGAAGGCGCCGACGCCGCAGACGGTGCATCGCCATATTTGCAAGCTTGTCATACGCTGCTACGAACTTGCCTCCGAATGGGGCGTCGCGAAAGCGTGGCTCGGCGAGAAGGACGTGCGCGAGCTGCTGTTCGACGTCTGCTCGGTTTCCGCCAGCGACGAGCTGACCGAGCTGTGCGGCTCGCTGTTCGGCCGGCTGGCCGGCTGCGTCGCCGCCGCCGGCGCGGATCGGCCGGCGGACGCCGTCGCGAAGGCGATCCGGTACATGGAGGCGAATTATGCTGAGTCGATCACGCTCGGCCGGATGGCGGAGATGTTGTATCTGAATCCCGCGTACTTCAGCGCGTTGTTCAAGCAGAAGACCGGCGTCACGTTCGTCGAACGGCTTACCGCGATCCGCGTCGAGGCGGCGAAGCATCTGCTCGCCGCGACGAACGCCCTCGTTGCGGAAGTCGCCGAACGGACCGGCTTCCGCAACGTGCGCCACTTCAACCGCGTGTTCAAGGGCGAGACGGGCGTGTCCCCTACGGAATACCGGGAGCGCATGAGGGAGGACGTCGGCGGCAGTTGA
- a CDS encoding cache domain-containing sensor histidine kinase — MSWIRTLLRRFTDQELAKKLIVVNCVLIVVPLGAMAWFAYGGFERTMERNVGAYQLQTLKQVTLNIDTYMNELNRLSLMPYQYEEILDFLGSKREEGQPLTLDEIEQLNGFVSKVFINGRVDIMGVSLYGERGASYVVLPESQYITSYKLDDDAEWLKRAKGQFGQPTFITTHEIASTSGTVYQVFSIARELRSFDTGRTLGYIVIDIDPAAVRNILSQVKLGEHETLYIADRSGSLVIGSTLGVGDPASIGRLEGEGVRHLDVPNVGSLLVSHVTSSVTGWTTVSAVPVRELMEDSVIVRNSIVLIGVVFVGLAMALSALFAFGVTKPLRKLSRLMRKVEQGDLQVAFPVSSGDEVGRLGHAFNTMVSKLSELGYLLYETELREKDAQIAALQSKINPHFLYNTLGSISMYAELEGNREIVLMSNSLSRLLRYSLSSRKEMVTLRDELEHVNGYMAIQKLRYDDRIDYACDIDPDALDCRMIPLLLQPIVENALNHGLDKGIGVGRVRLGGGAADGVLRLTLEDDGIGLSSERLEELQERLRSARDVGGTTGNGLLNVHRRIRLHFGEPYGITLESMPYQGVKVILTLPAIRASDAPASKGEDDA; from the coding sequence ATGTCCTGGATACGCACCTTGCTCCGGCGGTTTACCGATCAGGAGCTCGCCAAAAAACTGATCGTCGTCAACTGCGTCCTCATCGTCGTGCCGCTCGGCGCCATGGCTTGGTTCGCGTACGGCGGCTTCGAGCGGACGATGGAGCGGAACGTCGGCGCCTATCAGCTTCAGACGTTGAAGCAGGTGACGCTCAACATCGACACGTACATGAACGAGCTGAACCGGCTGTCCCTCATGCCCTATCAATACGAAGAGATTCTGGACTTTCTCGGGTCGAAGCGGGAAGAGGGTCAACCGCTCACGCTCGACGAAATCGAGCAGCTGAACGGCTTCGTCTCGAAGGTGTTCATCAACGGGCGCGTCGACATTATGGGCGTGTCACTGTACGGGGAACGCGGCGCCTCGTACGTCGTGCTGCCGGAGAGTCAGTACATCACTTCGTATAAGCTGGACGACGACGCCGAATGGCTGAAGCGGGCCAAGGGACAGTTCGGGCAGCCGACGTTCATCACGACGCACGAGATCGCTTCGACGAGCGGGACGGTCTATCAGGTGTTCTCGATCGCAAGAGAGCTGCGCAGCTTCGACACCGGACGGACGCTCGGTTATATCGTCATCGACATCGATCCGGCGGCGGTCCGCAACATCTTGTCCCAGGTGAAGCTCGGCGAGCACGAGACGCTGTACATCGCGGATCGGAGCGGGAGCCTCGTCATCGGCTCGACGCTCGGCGTCGGCGATCCGGCGTCGATCGGGCGCTTGGAGGGGGAAGGCGTGCGACATCTCGACGTGCCGAACGTCGGCAGCCTGCTCGTCTCCCACGTCACCTCGTCGGTGACGGGATGGACGACGGTCAGCGCGGTGCCGGTACGGGAGCTGATGGAGGACAGCGTCATCGTGCGCAATTCCATCGTGCTCATCGGCGTCGTGTTCGTCGGCCTGGCGATGGCGCTGTCCGCCTTGTTCGCGTTCGGCGTCACGAAGCCGCTGCGCAAGCTGAGCCGTCTCATGCGGAAGGTGGAGCAAGGCGACCTGCAGGTCGCCTTCCCGGTGTCGAGCGGCGACGAGGTCGGCCGGCTCGGGCACGCCTTCAACACGATGGTCTCGAAGCTCAGCGAGCTCGGGTACTTGCTGTACGAGACGGAGCTGCGCGAGAAGGACGCGCAGATCGCGGCGTTGCAGAGCAAGATCAATCCGCATTTTCTATACAATACGCTCGGCTCGATCAGCATGTACGCGGAGCTGGAAGGGAATCGGGAGATCGTGCTTATGTCCAACAGCTTGAGCCGGCTGCTGCGTTATTCGTTGAGCAGCCGCAAGGAGATGGTCACGCTGCGCGACGAGCTCGAGCACGTGAACGGGTATATGGCGATCCAGAAGCTGCGCTACGACGACCGGATCGACTACGCCTGCGACATCGATCCGGACGCCTTGGACTGCCGGATGATTCCGCTGCTGCTGCAGCCGATCGTCGAGAACGCCTTGAATCACGGGCTCGACAAGGGCATCGGCGTCGGCCGCGTCCGCCTCGGCGGCGGCGCGGCCGACGGCGTGCTGCGGCTGACGCTGGAGGACGACGGGATCGGCCTCTCGAGCGAGCGGCTCGAGGAGCTGCAGGAGCGGCTTCGCTCGGCGAGAGACGTCGGCGGGACGACCGGCAACGGGCTGCTCAACGTCCATCGGCGAATTCGGCTGCATTTCGGCGAGCCGTACGGCATTACGCTCGAGAGCATGCCGTACCAAGGAGTGAAGGTCATTCTAACGCTGCCGGCGATCCGGGCTTCGGACGCGCCGGCGTCGAAGGGGGAAGACGATGCCTAA